DNA from Cygnus atratus isolate AKBS03 ecotype Queensland, Australia chromosome 7, CAtr_DNAZoo_HiC_assembly, whole genome shotgun sequence:
CACCTAACATCTAGCACAGTGTGGCGTGCAGATCATGTCACTGTATTCCTCAGGGCTGGGAGCCCAGAAATCACTGAGACAGTACATCAAAATGGGCCTGGGGATGGAACGATGAGTTCTGGGTCATTCCCTATCACCTCATTAATTATATCACGTAGCTTGTGGATTGCTGTGATGCAACATGACTCGTCGCTGTGACTTAGGGATGAACCCAGCAGTCCTCACTGAGACAAAACCCAGCGAAAAGTACTTTGCCAAAGATCTTGGGAAAAAAACTGTCATTAGTGCTGCATCATTCATACCTCCAGGTCATTCTGTGTCGGTCAACAACACATGATGCTGCATTTATGTAACAAGTTTTGAAGCAGTTTTGTATGGGTACAGCAGCTGAATATAGTTTAAAAGTAAAGGACACACAATTTTAGTgtttatttagatatttaaggaaaattatctaaatacaaatgttttgtatgtattttataagTGTAATCTCTAAATTCTGAAGTATTTGAAAGACATTACAGAGACTATCAGGTGCAATTAGAAATAGAGTATATTCTGAAAATGGcttcattatatttatttatattatttattataataattatttttattataatataattatgAAGAATAATTTCCAGATTCAAAATGTGATTGATTAGACTTGGTTAATCTCTGTTAGTATTCACATGTATATTGCACAAGGATAATTACACGATCTCTCATCCTGTCTCTGTCTCTGACCACAAGTGAGATAATAACAGTAGGAATAAAGGGATATTAAACACAGTGACCTAGGGCCAGCTGGTTCAAGTGACAGTATATTTATATGCAGTCTGGTACGTTTACGGTTAGAAACTTTCTACCTTGCCTGCATTTAACAAAATGACTTGCAAATCAAACGCCTATGCTTGCAAATACAGCACTATTATCTGCTATTGTAGAGCTCTCATCCATTGCAGGTGTAACTGGGTAGAAAGTTTAAAGCAGTCCTAGAGTCATGGATATATTCAACTCTGAGAGACACCACAAAACTTGTGACACTAGTTactaatttgctttttttttctttcttttttttttttttttttccctgcatgaTTTGGGAGgacatttttctcagaaactttCCTAAATATGCTGTGGTTTGCACTAGTGACATGAACTCAGCAAGAGCCTTGAAATGTAAAGGTCATTACAAATATATCATTTTGCCAAAAGTACttttttagaaagttttaaatCTTGGAAGGATAGAAAAAAGCATCCTGTATAACCGTGCTGTCACTGGCTGAGTGGCTGAGCAGCAATGCTGTTGGTCCTGCATCACAGGACGGgaagctgggctgcagcacagagacaaAACCAACCATGGGAGGGTACAGCCTCACTGTCACGGCTCATGTTGGCATTGTAACAGCCAGAAGAGAAAGTAAGCAGCTCAGTGTCACAGCTGGGGTGGCAGCACCATCAGAGGTTGATGCAGAGAGTTGTAAGAGCtatcatttcaaaatgcagagtCTCACATTGCACTGTGGTGGCTTTTAATTGCAAGCTGTGGGACtcagagatttattttcatctggGTCTGCTATCTTTTGGATGTAAAAATTCCTCCTGATGCCTGCAGGAGGTGCGATGGGGTCGGTGGGGACCTGTTATTTCAGAGACTTCAGTTCAGCTGAAAGATGCCTTTGCGAGCTACACTTTGGCAAAAACCCATAGTTCAGCCAATATATGGTGCTGAGGACAGTAGCAAAGACCAGTCTTTGTTACATGACCCTTGACCTTACCAGACTTTGTTCCAGGTACCTTAAGACATCAGGTGTCCTTTCCACTGCTTTTGGCTTCTCCCTCCAGACCCAGCTGTGGGTAACTCTTAACTTTCTGCTTTTGAGTGTCAGTTTGAGTCACCTTCCACATAAGCAAATGGTCAATTATAACTGGAGATGGATTAAATGCAGCCCATTTTAGCTGCCAGTGCATCTGTTATCTATACATAAACATGCCTCATAACCCCTGCTGGCCAGAGAGGCGAAAGCTGGGCACAAAGGGGAATTGGCAGACGAAGGTAAAACCCATAATGCTTAAAGTGAATGTCACTGTATGATAAAATGTGTGTTAAAATTCTTGTTAGGGTTTGTAAGTCTtgggaggagagctgggaagAGGGTGAGCAGGTCTGTggagagcaggggcagaggcagTGGCAGGGTCCTCTGCCCAGGGACAGAGCCTGTGAAGGGAGAGGACAGTCGGGCAATTCAATCACGACCAGCCTAGAGTGGCATTCAAACTTgtcaccttccttccctcccaggaATCAGCCATTGAGCTcatatttgctgcttttttcacCACGGCCAGTGCCAGCACCTCTCTCATCCTCCTGCTACTAAAGCACCCCTCAGCGATCAAAAAAATCAGGCAGGAGCTGATGTCCCACGAGCTGTACCCACAGTGCCAGTGCTGCCCTGCGGGACCCAGCCCGGACACCTTGCCCATGCAAGGCAGGGACAGCAAGAAGCAGCTCCCCGCCGTGGCCAGAGATGCTCTTGAGGACCAGAGCcagcccccgagccccccggaggaggcagagcccagcggtggcctctccccacagcccccagccccactggaGCCCACACACCCCCAGAGcagtccccagccccaggcctgTCACTGCCCCTCAGACatcagcctggagaagctggGCCGCCTGCGCTACCTGGACTGTGTGATCAAGGAGGTGCTGCGGGTGCTGCCCCCTGTCTCTGGAGGCTACAGGACGGCGCTGCAGACTTTCGAGCTGGATGTAAGTGCTATGCACATAGAGGAAAGGTAGGGAGGGCTGTCCCTGGGTACCACCATTCGCAAGGTGCCTAACGTTCCTCTCCTCTGTCCCCACAGGGCTACCAGATCCCCAAGGGCTGGAGTGTGATGTACAGCATCCGTGACACGCATGAGACAGCCGCCGTCTACCAGAGCCCCCCTGGTGGCTTCGACCCTGACCGCTTCAGTGCTGCCCAGCCAGAGGCTGTCAGCCGCTTCCACTACATCCCCTTtggcggcggggcgcggagcTGCATTGGCAAGGAGCTGGCGCAGGCCATCCTCAAGCTGCTGGCCATCGAGCTGGTCACCACGGCCCGCTGGGAGCTGGCCACCCCCGCCTACCCCGCCATGCAGACCGTGCCCATCGTGCATCCCGTGGATGGGCTGCAGCTCTACTTCCACCCCTTGCGGCCCAGCCGCGGCAGTGAGGCCTAAGCCAGGGTGCTGcgcccagccctggctgtggTACTGCTCCGTGACTGGCTGGGTCGCTGCAGAGCAAGGCCccaaaggtctttttttttttttaaaccctccTGGTGTCCTGCAGAGTAGGGTCCCACAGAGTCCTGCAGACAGCCCCAAGCACCGGGGCAAGCCTCACCCCCAACCCCAGGGGCAAAACAGGAGCTGCCGGCAGGGAGCATCCCCCGTGGgtgcccagccagcccctgccacaCACAAGTCCCTGGGGAGCAAAAACCCCAGGCCCATAGTTAAGGCTCCCGGAGCTTTTCTCTCTCATGGCTTTCTTCTATGGGCGTGCTGTAGGAGAGGCAGGAGGCACATCCTGCACACTGGGGCTTTTTGGAGATGTaaaaagggggaagaaggggggactctgcaggaaaacacaaacCAGGTCTGCCCAATCCACAGCATCAGCTGTAGATAGAATAATAGTTTGtaacatgtttttttattgtaaatatttcatctctTTCCTGCACTTCCCATTAGAGCCAGCACAAACGGGACATCTGTTCACCAGATCGTAGTAGCTGTGGCTGTCGTGCCTgagcactgtgctgctgctcagggtcTGCCATGAAGCCCCCTGCGGGGTCCCTGCAGGATGTATTCCCCAGCCAGGGAGTGGCCTGAAGCAGGGGAGGGACCAGACCTGTGGGGAATAAACATTTGGGAAACGGACATTTCTGAGTATGCCTGCTTCGTGGTGGCATGTCCCATGTTCTTGCTTGTATGGCTCAAGTGGTAGAGGGGACGTCTGCATGGTAGCAGAGTGGTTGTGAGCCCGTGGTGGCTGTCCAGCTGAGTGACCACCGTGTCCCTCCTGcttggccctgctggggcagtgCCGGGTCAGGGGCTCCTGGGCCAGTCTGAGGGTGGTCCCTGGGGCTGAAGGCACCTTCCCAGGCACTGCTGAGGCACAGGGTGTTTCTCTCCCATGTAAAATGATGTGAGTGCTGTCACCTACACTCTGAATGTCCCGCTTTAGTGCCAGGCCAGAACCCGCCCTGCCCAGGccagtccctgctgcaggccTGTGCTAGGGCACTGCAGCGGGGCGTGCACTACCACTTGCCGTCAGGGCTGTGCAGTGAGCACAGTGCTACCTGGGGCAGAAATGTGGCTCCCAAATGTGACAGGTCAAATCTGGAAGAGGTTGAACCGCGGGGCTGAGTTAAGTGCTGTTGGCAGCTCGACCCCGTCGTGAACCGGAGCCTCTGCCCCTCCTGACCTTGTCCCGAGAGGTGAATCTCTCTGGCTATCAGAGGTGAAATCAGTAGGCGGTGGCTGCAAGTGGCAATGACTAACTCTGATGAGCAGGCACCGCTGGCATGGCCGTGACCCGCAGGAGATGCGGGGtcctgccgtgggcagggctgggccagcagccctgggtgcAGGAGTGTGGGGGCTCCTCCGGCAGCGTGCTTAAAAATTACCCCAGGCACTAACGAGCCCCACAGCCACCCACTGAAAAATGTAACATGaatctggttaaaaaaaaaaaaaaaaaggacttgaaactgattttgttttcagataaacACGAGCATTTACAAATGAAGTGTAATAATTGTTACTTGTAATCAAAGTTTGTTCATATTTGGCTGTTAATTTCTTGACCTCCTTccaagatgtttttaattatccCTTTCACTCTTTACTATTTGATTCTTTTCGAGCCGATGGCTGCGGAATACACAGCTGGGGAGATAATAAAGCCTTCCTGCGGCAATTATCGGTGCTCAGGCCACCGTATCTCGTTATTTTGATAGACAGTGAACTTGGCGCGGTTGCCGGCCGGGTTCACGCAGATGTCACGGTCCGTGTTGTAGGTCACAAGCGGGTCAGCGCCCGGCAAGGGGAGGGCGCCGGGTCAGGGCGCGGCCGTCGCTCCCGGGcagcgccgccgggccccgggtGCCGCGGAAAtgcccccggggggctccctccggggcagggggctgcggggaccgGGCAGCGCCGCGAAGCATcgcaggaggagggagggtcCCGTCCGACGCGTTGGTTGTCGGAAAAgtagtaattaaaaatgacacCTCATCCCCCCCCAGCACAAACACACGCACAGCTCGCAGCGTTTATTGAGTttgtggtagaaaaaaaataaaataaaataaaatgcaaaaggaacGGGGAGcaagaaggggggggggggggggcagggaaaggaaaaagcataaaaagcGGGCACGACAGCTTATTGGTAGCAGCCGAACGGAGCGGTCCGCGGCTCCGtccctccctctgcagccccgCAGGGACCGGAGATCGCATCCCTCGGACGGCGCATCCTGCAACGGGACCCGGCGctcccgcagcccggccccgccacTGTCCCCCCGCCGAACGGGCTCCGGGACCTGCCAGCGGCTccgggaggggagcggggcccggccgggctcGGTGCCGCGGCTGCAGGCGCGGTCCCTGCCACGGCAGCCCCGACGGCCCCGGGCGAGGGCGGGCAGCGGAGCCGGGCACAGGGCAGGGTGTTCCCTTTCCGCGCTCACCTCCCTTTCCCTCGGTGACCCGCGGGTGAACCTGCACCGGGAGGCCGAGACGGACTGCTGCCCGCCGCTCCTTCCTCCGCAGCCGGGCAGAAACACAAGCCGGCCCTTTCGAGGTGAAGCAGAGGACAGCGGAGGAAGCTCCTCCGCCGACGCGGCGGCTCCGCTGAGGCTTTGCCCAGAGCTCCGCGCCCCAGCCAggggcgccccccggccccgctgcccccggctcCGGCTTCTCGCTCCCCCGCCGTCCCCGACCGGTGACGAGAGGACGGGCGAGGGAGCCCCGCAGCTGGCAGCGAGCGGCGGCGCCGGGCTGGCAGCACCCGGGGGTGGCTGCCTCCGGAGCGGGGCATTTCTCTGCCAGGCGCAGCCTGTGGAGCTCCAGCGAGCATCAGCGATAAATCCGAGGTGGAGGCGGCCGGTCCCAGCCGTCGGCTGTCGGCAGCGTCCCTCGGGCCGCTCCCACCGGCACCTCTCGTCCCTTCCCTCACTTCCCCGGCGGCTGTCTGCGGCGGGCAGGATGCGCCGCGCCGAGCAAACGGTTAAAGATTTCGGGGGGAGGAGCCAGGCCCCAATCCGCAATTAAAGATGAACTTTGGGTGAACTAATTTATCGGACCAAGGTAGGGTGGGCAGCAACCTGGGAAGGGTATAAAAGGCAGCCCGCGGCGAGCCCGGCCCGCGCACTCGGAGCTCCCGGGGGGCCGGGCTGGACTCGCTCCCCAGCCATGGGCTTCTCCGCCCTACTCGCCAGCGCCCTGTGCACcttcctgctgcccctgctgctcttCTTGGCCGCCGTCAAGCTCTGGGACCTGTACTGCGTGAGCAGCCGCGACCCTAGCTGcccgctcccgctgcccccgggCACCATGGGGCTCCCCTTCTTCGGGGAGACGCTGCAGATGGTGCTGCAGGTAAGGCGAGGCGATGCCGCGGGGAGGGGAGCAGCGCCCCggctcctcctcctcgtcctgtTGCTGCTGCGAGGGACGGGGGCGAGCAGCGGCTTTGCCGAGCTGCCGTGCCCAGGTGGGGATGAGCCGCTgccccgcctttttttttttttttttttttttccttctctccaacATATTTATTTTCGCACCCCTCCCGTCCACTAGCGGCGGAAATTCCTGCAGATGAAGCGCAGGAAATACGGCTTCATCTACAAGACTCACCTCTTCGGGCGGCCCACGGTGCGAGTGATGGGCGCCGAGAACGTGCGGCACATCCTGCTGGGCGAGCACCGCCTGGTCTCCGTGCAGTGGCCGGCCTCGGTGCGCACCATCCTGGGCTCGGGCTGCCTCTCCAACCTCCACAACGGGCAGCACAAGCACCGCAAAAAGGTacggccccggcggcgggcggggagcgggggcggcTGCCCCGCGCAAGGTGGCTGAGCCCgtgtccccttcctcctcctcctcctcgtcccccCGGGCAGGTGATCATGCGGGCCTTCTCCCGGGACGCCCTGCAGCACTACGTGCCCGTCATCCAGGAGGAGGTGAGCGCCTGCCTGGCACGGTGGCTGGGTGCCGCAGGGCCCTGCCTCCTGGTGTACCCCGAGGTGAAGCGCCTCATGTTTCGCATCGCCATGAGGATCCTGCTGGGCTTTCAGCCCCGCCAGGCCGGCCCCGACGGcgagcagcagctggtggaagCCTTCGAGGAGATGATCCGCAACCTCTTCTCCCTGCCCATCGACGTGCCCTTCAGCGGGCTCTACCGGGTAAGGCTCCCTGCCGGCCGGCAGCGCTCCCCGGGGCAGCGGGGAGTGGGTGGGAGGGATGGTGGCACGGCACAAAGCCCACCTTGCTCCCCCCGTTGCCCGCCCAGGGCTTGCGAGCGCGCAACATCATCCACGCCAAGATCGAGGAGAACATCCGTGCCAAGATGGCCCGCAAGGAGCCCGAGGGTGGCTACAAGGACGcgctgcagctgctgatggAGCACACACAGGGCAATGGGGAGCAGCTCAACATGCAGGTGAGGTTCCTCAGGGCCAGATCTGTCCACTTCCCGCCTGCCTGTCTCCCCAGTCAGCAGCATGCTTATCTCCTGGGCTCAGAAGGAGAGAGCAGGAGGTGCAGCTCCCTTCCCAGGCAATAAACCAGCCTGTGCGGTGCACTGGGGTCCTCTGGGTGGAGGATGCAGCCAGGCTGTTGGACGAGGTGTGCAGGACCAAGGCTGTGCCCGTAGGGAGCATCCCCCACCCTGGCTCCAGCCTGGGTGCAATTACAGCATTAGTAGTAGGGTGGGTCTGGTGGAGATAGCCTGTTCAGGGCCTGTTTTATCCCTCCTCTGTCCTGTGCAATAAGGAACTGAAGGAGTCTGCCACGGAGCTGCTGTTTGGGGGCCATGAAACCACTGCTAGTGCTGCCACATCGCTGATTGCCTTCCTCGGGCTCCATCATGATGTCCTGCAGAAAGTGAGGAAAGAGCTGCAGGTGAAGGTGTGTGTCTTCCCCCAGTGGGCAGTGGGAAGCCCCCCTCAGGAGAGGTGTCCCAGACAGGGCTCCCCCTGACCGAGGAGGTTCCCTACTTGTAGGGGTGGCAGGAGAATGCCGCTATCAGGGGCGCAGCCATTTTGCGGTGCCGGGAGCCTCTTCCAAAAATGTGATGGCAGCATCTTCTTTTCTAGGGGTTACTATGCAGCCCCAACCAAGAGAAGCAGTTGGACATGGAGGTCTTGGAGCAGCTGAAGTACACAGGCTGTGTCATCAAAGAGACCCTCAGGCTGAGCCCTCCTGTTCCTGGAGGATTTCGAATTGCACTCAAGACCCTTGAGCTGAATGTAAGTGGGGCTTGGGCTCGCTCCTCAGAGCACCTGCAAAATTATGAGCACACTGACATAGCGTACCCACCTCAGAGTGACCTGCAGGAAGCCAGGAGGGAAGGCGAGGTGCACCAACGTGTCCCACACTGATATTTCAGACCCTTTAACTCAGCAAGGCATTTCatgtcttctctctcttcttttggTAGGGTTACCAGATCCCAAAAGGTTGGAATGTTATTTACAGTATCTGTGATACCCACGATGTGGCAGATCTGTTTACCAACAAGGATGAATTTAATCCAGATCGCTTCATGTCTCCATCTCCGGAGGACTCCTCTAGGTTCAGTTTCATTCCTTTTGGTGGGGGCTTGAGAAGCTGCGTGGGCAAAGAGTTTGCAAAAGtccttctaaaaatatttacagtggAGCTGGCTCGGAGCTGTGACTGGCAGCTGCTGAATGGACCTCCTACAATGAAAACGGGGCCCATAGTGTACCCTGTGGACAATCTGCCTACCAAATTCATAGGTTTCAGCGGGCAAATTTGAGAGTTCAACACTTGCCTCCAGATGGATTTCTATATAACATCTAATATGTACATAGTAATTTTTATAGTAACAAAGgcctttaaatatttaaacttgtAAATGTACAATAGTTATTTATGTCttctaagtattttaaatggctatgatatttttttcccaagcactACAATTATGGATCTCTGATTCATAATTAGATAATATTATTTCTATAGAAATAAGATTTCCcctatttaaaaatcttattgAAAGCTGGCCAGATAAGTGTTTGAAGACATTTCACAATGATGTACGTATTAAATATTCTCAAAGGAATTTGAAACAATGGTAACTAGCTATTCATCCAAATTACCTAAATTGTTATTGTTTGAGAATGTTTTCAGTATTGTGTCTAGATCTTACGTTTAATGTGTGAATTTTAAGTTTGataataaagtttatttttgaagatcCTCTGTATGAAGATCTGCCTGTATGCTAGAGAGTAGCATAACCAGCTCACACAGGTCTGAAGTGTTTGGATGTGAAGTTGGATCTGCTTTTGTGAATGAGCTGTTTCCTATTTCTACTGTTCTCATACCTCTGCCCTACCCTCCCATCTAACCCGTATACTTCTAACTTGTGCATAGTAAATTGTTGTAACAATGTGGAGTGATAGCAAGTGGTAGAGGTCTCTCTTTGCCAGGCATATAATTATGAGACACAGTAAATAAGAAGTAAAGGGAAGAAGAATTTGTAACATAAAGCTTTCTCTAGAACTGGAGAAAATAggttgaggggaaaaaatccataAAGGTTCTCTTCTCCCGTATTCCTACTGACTTGTATAAACAGACCACTggattttgttctgtgttgaGTCTGCAGTCTATGAATCTTTACTTATGAAGGTGTCTCTTATCAGCTGTTAGAGCAAATAAAATCTGCTGTGATTTCTTGTTAAAATGCAACAGTTCTGCATAGGGCAGAGAGAGAGCATGCATTTGGTTTAAGAACTTTCCTGGAATTCAGCAAAGTGAAAACTAAAAGGCAGGCACTAATGTGAATTGATTAACAGGGAATCAACTGTTGAGATGTAATTCCCCAGGGGTGTGTAAGCAGGGCAGATAAAATGCCCTAGGCATGACCCCTGTTTTGGCTTAAccataagtttttttttgtacacACCACACCCCCACCCCTGTCCCTATTACTACACCTATTAGTCTTCCCTCAGAAGTCAAACATAGGGTGGCTCTGTAAACATCTATAAAGTAAACTCATGTAATTTGGTGTCATGATCACTTATAGAAGTATATGGactaatttttttgtttgtttgtttctggaaaagtcactttttcattattttctcccAAGATCGGAATTAAGGATGATGTTAAGATGATCAAAATCACTGCTGGTGTTTAATAGCACATAAGAcgtttgtggatttttttaggGACTTGTTCTATAATGTGTTTGATACGTATTTAACTGCTAGCTGGAAACAAAAACTTCTCATGTAATACCTTAGACATGACTTGCACGCAAAAATGAGCACAGCTATCAAGACTTTTtcatagtgatttttttttttttttttagtctttaaaTACAAGAGACGTTCATTTTAGATTGTGCTTGGGTCTTCTTGGCAATATTTAGaatcttaaataatttttactaaaataacCTCCTGTACCATTATGCTCTTCAGCGATTTGATCAATAATCTCAGTTTAAGATCCCTTTATTAGCAATGCAGTAGCAGAAAATTGCAAACTGATCCTGATTTGGAGGTGATCCTGGAGTCTGGAGAGCATCAAGACTCTTGTTTTGGTATTCCTTGTTAACATTTTCCTCATTAACATTACAACACCCTACAAACCCTGATAGATGCTGATATcctagaaatgttttatttattcttaataGAAGTTCTTCATGTGTGCGAACTTTTTGCATGTTGTTATTTGGgttattttagtttttactgGCTTTTTATGAAGAGTGGGAATCTAAGTGGTGTATGGAGAATATATACTTAATTCCCTGTGTAAGCCTAAGATAATAtacacatttctgtttccttatttatttatttatttatctatatattcatgtatttattttttaattcaggttTACAAGGCTTTTatgtttgtagaaaaaaaatcatacacttaattttattttgtcttgatATCTGGGGGCACATCCTCA
Protein-coding regions in this window:
- the LOC118244972 gene encoding cytochrome P450 26C1; the encoded protein is MPAGLSWPAAAALVLLVLALLLALCRHLWALRWSLSRDRASALPLPKGSMGWPFFGETLHWLLQGSRFHSSRRERYGNVFKTHLLGRPVVRVTGAENIRKILLGEHTLVSAQWPQSTQIILGSHTLLGSIGDLHRQRRKILARVFCRAALESYLPRIQKVVSWELRGWCMEPGSIAVYSSAKTLTFRIAARILLGLRLEEKQFKDLAKTFEQLVENLFSLPLNIPFSGLRKGIKARDMLHEFMEKAIQEKLQRTNSEDHSDALDFIINSAKEHGKEFTMQELKESAIELIFAAFFTTASASTSLILLLLKHPSAIKKIRQELMSHELYPQCQCCPAGPSPDTLPMQGRDSKKQLPAVARDALEDQSQPPSPPEEAEPSGGLSPQPPAPLEPTHPQSSPQPQACHCPSDISLEKLGRLRYLDCVIKEVLRVLPPVSGGYRTALQTFELDGYQIPKGWSVMYSIRDTHETAAVYQSPPGGFDPDRFSAAQPEAVSRFHYIPFGGGARSCIGKELAQAILKLLAIELVTTARWELATPAYPAMQTVPIVHPVDGLQLYFHPLRPSRGSEA
- the LOC118245004 gene encoding cytochrome P450 26A1, with translation MGFSALLASALCTFLLPLLLFLAAVKLWDLYCVSSRDPSCPLPLPPGTMGLPFFGETLQMVLQRRKFLQMKRRKYGFIYKTHLFGRPTVRVMGAENVRHILLGEHRLVSVQWPASVRTILGSGCLSNLHNGQHKHRKKVIMRAFSRDALQHYVPVIQEEVSACLARWLGAAGPCLLVYPEVKRLMFRIAMRILLGFQPRQAGPDGEQQLVEAFEEMIRNLFSLPIDVPFSGLYRGLRARNIIHAKIEENIRAKMARKEPEGGYKDALQLLMEHTQGNGEQLNMQELKESATELLFGGHETTASAATSLIAFLGLHHDVLQKVRKELQVKGLLCSPNQEKQLDMEVLEQLKYTGCVIKETLRLSPPVPGGFRIALKTLELNGYQIPKGWNVIYSICDTHDVADLFTNKDEFNPDRFMSPSPEDSSRFSFIPFGGGLRSCVGKEFAKVLLKIFTVELARSCDWQLLNGPPTMKTGPIVYPVDNLPTKFIGFSGQI